Genomic window (Rhododendron vialii isolate Sample 1 chromosome 4a, ASM3025357v1):
TCTTCTTCTTTAGTTCATTTTTTTCACACTTCTAAACTACCATGGGTGCCATCACTTATGATATGGAGGTCTCTTCCTCAATCCCTCCATCCAAGATGTTCAAGGCCTTTGTCCTTGACGCCGACACCCTCATCCCCAAAATCCTCCCACAGGCCATCAAGACTGTGGAAACCCTCCAAGGAGACGGAGGAGCCGGAACCATCAAGCTCATCACTCTTGGCGAAGGCTAGTTCCTATTCTTGTTAGCAATTAATGTACCATGTTCTTGCCCGGATATTTTTATACCGGAATTACTTTTGTTGCTTCCACCAACTCCAAAATCGGCCAAGTTTTTTCGTATCTGGTTtggaaacaacaaaaatagtttttaccGTGCAATTGGCTTTGGAGAATCTAACGTGAGCTAATTTTTCTGAAGGTAAACTAATTTCCATGTGAATTTGCTACTTCTAATATGCAGGGAGCGCATACaagagtgtgaagcaaagaGTTGATGCCATTGACAAAGAGAACTTCACCTACAGTTACAGTGTAATTGAAGGCGATGCTTTGATGGGCATTTTCGATTCAATCTCTTATCACATCAAGATCGTAGCCTCTGCCGATGGAGGATCCGTCTGCAAGAACAGGAGTATTTATCAGACCAAAGGTGATGCTCAGGTCACAGAAGAGGAAATCAAGTCTGGCAAAGAAAAGGCCTCTGCCATGTTCAAGGCTATTGAGGCATACCTCTTGGCAAATCCTGATGCCTGAAACTAAAGCTTCCCAAAGTTTATGTTGAGATTTCTATTTGATGAGTGTGTAGCTTGCTTTTGTATCATGATTTAAAGGTGTGATCTTCAGTTTCTTGTTGTTTTTCCGATTTGTTGCTTTTGTTCAATAAAAATGGCGCTATATTGTAATCTTTCTTCAAAGAAACATCCATGCATGATGTATCGATTGATAAGAGTCATAGTACAATAATTGAATCTCAATGACATTATTCAGATAGTGATTTTCATGGACTCTTCTGCgcggaaaaattaaaatatgcaTGAAAGTGTGTTATTTTTTCAATCGAACAGGAACGtaagtttcaaaaaatgaccaaaactgTTAGACTGAGGTATCAgtgagtgttgctatatgtaccgaccacggggagggaaaacgtaccgacggccgccggcgggccgtctccggccaccggacggtcgatccgagccgttcaaa
Coding sequences:
- the LOC131324581 gene encoding major allergen Pru ar 1-like, translated to MGAITYDMEVSSSIPPSKMFKAFVLDADTLIPKILPQAIKTVETLQGDGGAGTIKLITLGEGYAYKSVKQRVDAIDKENFTYSYSVIEGDALMGIFDSISYHIKIVASADGGSVCKNRSIYQTKGDAQVTEEEIKSGKEKASAMFKAIEAYLLANPDA